Proteins from a single region of Dysosmobacter acutus:
- a CDS encoding ABC transporter permease translates to MNGIFGRASGFFTALWSILLACCITGAVMYAMGYDPLDAYYQLIFGSLGGVSALSESIVKTVPLIFTGLSFAVALRSGMVNLGATGQLYLGALCATVVGVYVPGLPAPLHLLLALAAGFAGGAAGGAVVGFLKNRFQANELITTIMLNEIAMELVNCLVDGPMKDLDAITQFPQSKAILGSAVLPKLLTGTRLHIGIFLALLALVFYGFFLKKTKWGYELRVVGANASAARTAGMDVRRTQLLAMVLAGGFAGLAGGIELLAIQKRLMQSFAGNLGFDGIAVALLGGNQPLGILLSAFLFGMMSNGSNKMQMLSNVPSAVIYLMQGLIVLFVVGRKLYTRKVWAGLFRRKGAKEVRS, encoded by the coding sequence TTGAACGGAATTTTTGGCAGAGCCAGCGGTTTTTTCACCGCCCTGTGGTCCATCCTTCTGGCATGCTGCATCACCGGCGCGGTGATGTACGCCATGGGTTATGATCCGCTGGACGCGTATTACCAGTTGATTTTCGGCTCTCTTGGCGGCGTATCGGCCCTCAGTGAAAGCATTGTAAAGACGGTGCCACTGATCTTCACCGGACTGAGCTTTGCCGTGGCGCTGCGCTCCGGTATGGTGAACCTGGGCGCCACCGGGCAGCTGTACTTAGGCGCGCTGTGCGCCACAGTGGTGGGCGTCTATGTGCCGGGCCTTCCCGCCCCGCTCCATCTCCTGCTGGCGTTGGCCGCGGGGTTTGCCGGCGGCGCGGCGGGCGGCGCGGTGGTGGGTTTTTTGAAAAACCGCTTTCAGGCCAATGAGCTCATCACCACCATCATGCTCAACGAAATCGCCATGGAGCTGGTCAACTGTCTGGTGGACGGGCCTATGAAGGACCTGGACGCCATCACCCAGTTTCCCCAGTCCAAGGCCATTTTGGGCAGCGCCGTGCTGCCCAAGCTCCTCACAGGCACCCGCCTCCACATCGGCATCTTCCTTGCCCTGCTGGCGCTGGTGTTCTACGGCTTCTTCCTGAAGAAGACCAAGTGGGGCTATGAGCTGCGGGTGGTGGGCGCCAATGCGTCCGCCGCCCGGACCGCGGGCATGGATGTGCGCCGGACCCAGCTTCTGGCCATGGTCCTGGCGGGCGGATTTGCCGGCCTTGCCGGGGGCATTGAGCTCTTGGCCATCCAGAAGCGGCTGATGCAGTCCTTTGCCGGGAATCTGGGCTTTGACGGCATCGCCGTGGCCCTGTTGGGCGGCAACCAACCCCTGGGCATCCTGCTCTCCGCCTTTTTATTCGGCATGATGAGCAACGGCTCCAACAAGATGCAGATGCTCTCCAACGTCCCCAGCGCGGTGATCTATCTGATGCAGGGGCTCATCGTCCTCTTTGTGGTGGGCCGCAAGCTCTATACCAGGAAGGTCTGGGCGGGACTTTTCCGCAGAAAAGGTGCAAAGGAGGTGCGTTCATGA
- a CDS encoding ABC transporter permease gives MNSLGVFLGSVVMMAATYLLAGMGAVFGERAGIVNIGIEGLMLTGALLAVVGSYAGGSVWIGLLLAISGAVLLSAVFAFFTVGLQANQTVTGVALNILASGLTVLVFRTVFGLNGMIPRIDTFEPVAIPLLSSLPVVGTLFRQPVPVYLAFALVPVCSFVMHRTNLGLIVRSVGNNPRACDTVGLPVHRVQVGTILFTGLMSGMAGAFLSTGQLSFFTEGMVAGRGYMVLAAVVFGNYSPLGVMGAALLFGASEALQYRLQVASTGIPTEVWAMLPYAITLLAICAYRRRSNRPVCSGRNYVR, from the coding sequence ATGAACTCGCTTGGCGTCTTTTTGGGCTCCGTGGTCATGATGGCCGCCACCTATCTGCTGGCGGGAATGGGAGCCGTATTCGGCGAACGCGCCGGCATCGTCAACATCGGGATCGAGGGGCTTATGCTCACCGGAGCGCTGCTGGCGGTGGTAGGCTCCTACGCCGGCGGCTCGGTCTGGATCGGACTGCTGCTTGCAATCTCAGGCGCGGTGCTGCTGTCCGCCGTGTTTGCCTTTTTCACCGTAGGGCTCCAGGCCAATCAGACCGTCACCGGCGTGGCGCTCAACATCCTGGCCTCCGGTCTGACGGTGCTGGTGTTTCGCACCGTATTTGGCCTCAACGGCATGATCCCCAGAATCGATACCTTTGAACCGGTGGCCATCCCGCTTTTGAGCAGTCTCCCGGTGGTGGGCACGCTTTTCCGCCAGCCTGTCCCTGTCTATCTGGCCTTTGCCCTGGTGCCCGTGTGCTCCTTTGTGATGCACCGGACCAACCTGGGCCTCATTGTCCGCAGCGTGGGCAACAACCCCCGGGCCTGCGACACCGTGGGGCTCCCGGTGCACCGGGTGCAGGTGGGAACTATTTTGTTCACCGGACTGATGTCCGGCATGGCCGGGGCGTTTCTCTCCACCGGCCAGCTGAGCTTTTTCACCGAGGGTATGGTGGCCGGGCGGGGCTACATGGTTTTGGCGGCGGTGGTCTTCGGCAACTACTCTCCTCTGGGTGTGATGGGAGCCGCGCTGCTCTTCGGCGCCAGCGAGGCGCTTCAGTACCGCCTTCAGGTGGCCAGCACCGGCATCCCCACCGAGGTTTGGGCCATGCTGCCCTACGCCATCACCCTGCTGGCCATCTGCGCCTACCGCCGCAGGTCCAACCGCCCGGTGTGCAGCGGCCGGAACTATGTGCGCTGA
- a CDS encoding ABC transporter ATP-binding protein, which translates to MAFLEMNHIYKSFGTTAANKDVHLSVEQGEIHAILGENGAGKSTLMNILYGMYAPDSGEILLRGQNVRFFSSGDAIAQGIGMVHQHFMLIPEQTVIENVVLGGAENPFVLNLKEQARRFTELAHSYSMDIDPWCRVEQLSVGQQQRLEILKALYKKADLLILDEPTAVLTPREVQELFRMMRQLSAQGCTILFITHKLPEIMDVCTRCTILRQGETVCTMPITPEVNRHDLAVRMVGREVELGLSKESAKPGDPVLQVEHLSYVRPDGVEAVRDVSFSVREGEIVGICGVDGNGQSELIRCITGLLRPSSGEALVEGKPCKSAKQVLRQGVAHIPEDRLKMAVVKEMSIGDNMVLMHYDQVPLCRRGLIDWKAARQRGSRICQEYQVRMAGLDQAVQELSGGNQQKMVVGRELDWDPRLLIAVHPSRGLDIGATRYIQNSIIAARQRGTAVLVVSTELEEIMELSDRILVIFSGRIMADLTQSQATRETLGALMAGIKEEGNHAG; encoded by the coding sequence ATGGCTTTTTTGGAAATGAACCACATCTATAAATCCTTCGGGACAACCGCCGCCAACAAGGACGTCCACCTGAGTGTAGAACAGGGGGAGATCCACGCCATCTTAGGCGAAAACGGCGCCGGAAAATCCACGCTGATGAACATTCTCTACGGCATGTACGCACCGGACAGCGGGGAAATCCTTCTGCGGGGCCAAAACGTGCGCTTTTTCTCCTCCGGCGACGCCATTGCCCAGGGCATCGGCATGGTGCACCAGCACTTTATGCTGATCCCGGAGCAGACCGTTATTGAAAATGTGGTGTTGGGCGGAGCCGAAAACCCCTTTGTGCTGAATCTGAAGGAGCAGGCCCGGCGCTTCACGGAGCTGGCCCACAGCTACAGCATGGATATCGATCCCTGGTGCCGGGTGGAGCAGTTGTCCGTGGGCCAGCAGCAGCGGCTGGAGATTCTCAAGGCGCTTTATAAAAAGGCGGACCTTCTGATTCTGGACGAGCCCACCGCCGTGTTGACGCCCCGGGAGGTCCAAGAGCTGTTCCGCATGATGCGCCAGCTGTCCGCTCAGGGCTGCACCATCCTCTTCATCACCCACAAGCTGCCGGAGATCATGGACGTGTGCACCCGGTGCACCATCCTGCGCCAGGGAGAAACCGTCTGCACCATGCCCATCACACCCGAGGTAAACCGCCACGACCTGGCGGTGCGTATGGTTGGCCGGGAGGTGGAGCTGGGCCTGAGCAAGGAATCCGCGAAGCCCGGCGACCCGGTCTTGCAGGTTGAGCACCTCTCCTATGTGCGCCCAGACGGCGTGGAGGCGGTCCGGGACGTCTCCTTCTCTGTCCGGGAAGGGGAGATTGTGGGCATCTGCGGCGTGGACGGCAACGGCCAGTCGGAGTTGATCCGCTGTATCACCGGTCTGCTGCGCCCCTCCTCCGGGGAGGCTCTGGTGGAGGGCAAGCCCTGCAAAAGCGCGAAGCAGGTGCTGCGTCAGGGCGTGGCCCACATCCCTGAGGACCGCCTGAAGATGGCGGTGGTCAAGGAGATGAGCATCGGCGACAACATGGTGCTCATGCACTACGACCAGGTGCCGCTTTGCCGCCGTGGGCTCATCGACTGGAAGGCCGCCCGCCAGCGCGGCAGCCGCATCTGTCAGGAGTACCAGGTGCGCATGGCCGGGCTGGACCAGGCGGTCCAGGAGCTCTCCGGAGGGAATCAGCAGAAGATGGTGGTTGGCCGGGAGCTGGACTGGGACCCCAGGCTGCTCATTGCCGTCCACCCCAGCCGGGGACTGGACATCGGCGCCACCCGCTACATCCAAAACAGCATCATCGCCGCCCGCCAGCGCGGCACCGCGGTTTTGGTGGTATCCACAGAGTTGGAGGAGATCATGGAGCTGTCCGACCGCATTCTGGTCATCTTCAGCGGCCGCATCATGGCTGATCTCACCCAGTCCCAGGCCACCCGGGAAACCTTAGGCGCCCTGATGGCCGGTATCAAGGAGGAGGGAAATCATGCAGGTTGA
- a CDS encoding adenine deaminase, producing MQVDPNKDRPALLSAANGQVPCDLTVGNVVIFDVFTGALTPGSVDIFQGVIVCVREGETEDAGKSRGYYDGKGAILLPGFIDTHIHVESTMMIPEHFARTVLPCGTTTVMTDPHETANVAGIAGVRFMLDNSRKTPLRQYVLAPSCVPSVPGLEESGAAFGPEEIGALLELPGVAGIGEVMDYVNVCRDEKRMRGIVQKGLERDVFIQGHAPRLMGQGLNAYILAGAQSDHECRSRQECALKQRLGMHVNLKSSSLSNHLAENLEAVRTQRWKDSVSICTDDVHARRLLTEGHINRVIREAIECGADPMELYRCATYNAAREYRFRDIGAVAPGYAADLQLLRALDGGTPEAVFVGGSLVARDGVYCAEDDRSAPAPVPCPMELGYLASPEDFRLKAPEGAAQTVRTLVIHSKYQGSPFNQGFYEPLPVRGGYVELSGLENTQYCCVCNRYGRPRRTIGVMRGFGILRGALASTVAHDCHNLTLVYTNPEDAFLAMEAVKSIGGGFAVAAEGKVLAVLPLPVMGLMSDRCAREIVPQIAAVEQALSSISDGSCYLLKHATMALPVLPGTLITDLGLVDGPSQTFLPLFDKD from the coding sequence ATGCAGGTTGATCCAAACAAGGACCGCCCGGCGCTGCTGTCGGCAGCCAACGGCCAGGTGCCCTGTGACCTGACGGTCGGCAACGTAGTGATCTTCGACGTGTTTACAGGCGCCCTGACCCCCGGCAGCGTGGACATCTTTCAGGGCGTCATCGTCTGCGTCCGGGAGGGGGAAACGGAGGACGCGGGGAAAAGCAGGGGGTATTACGACGGCAAGGGCGCCATCCTTCTGCCCGGCTTTATCGACACCCACATCCACGTGGAGAGCACCATGATGATCCCCGAGCACTTTGCCCGGACCGTCCTGCCCTGCGGCACCACTACCGTGATGACCGACCCCCATGAGACGGCCAACGTCGCCGGGATTGCAGGCGTCCGCTTCATGCTGGACAACAGCCGGAAAACGCCCCTGCGCCAGTACGTGCTGGCCCCCTCCTGCGTGCCCTCCGTCCCGGGCCTTGAGGAGAGCGGCGCGGCCTTTGGCCCGGAGGAGATTGGCGCACTGCTGGAGCTTCCCGGCGTGGCCGGCATCGGAGAGGTGATGGACTACGTAAACGTGTGCCGGGATGAAAAGCGGATGCGGGGCATCGTACAAAAGGGACTTGAGCGGGATGTGTTCATCCAGGGCCACGCGCCCCGGCTCATGGGCCAGGGTCTCAACGCCTACATTCTGGCAGGCGCGCAGAGCGATCATGAATGCCGAAGCCGCCAGGAATGCGCCTTGAAGCAGCGGCTGGGAATGCACGTCAACCTCAAGAGCAGTTCCCTCTCCAACCATTTGGCGGAGAACCTTGAGGCCGTCCGCACCCAGCGCTGGAAGGACAGCGTCTCCATCTGTACCGACGACGTCCACGCCAGGCGCCTCCTGACCGAGGGCCACATCAACCGGGTGATCCGGGAGGCCATCGAATGCGGCGCCGACCCCATGGAGCTCTACCGCTGCGCCACCTACAACGCCGCCCGGGAATACCGCTTCCGGGATATCGGCGCCGTGGCGCCGGGATATGCGGCGGACCTGCAGCTGCTGCGGGCCCTGGACGGCGGCACGCCGGAGGCTGTCTTTGTGGGCGGCTCCCTTGTTGCAAGGGACGGGGTCTACTGCGCTGAGGACGACCGCTCCGCCCCGGCTCCGGTCCCCTGCCCCATGGAGCTTGGCTACCTCGCCTCGCCGGAGGACTTCCGTCTGAAAGCTCCGGAGGGCGCCGCGCAAACCGTGCGCACCCTGGTGATCCACAGCAAGTACCAGGGCTCCCCCTTCAATCAGGGCTTTTATGAGCCCCTTCCCGTCCGCGGAGGCTATGTGGAGCTCTCCGGCCTGGAGAACACGCAGTACTGCTGTGTGTGCAACCGTTACGGCCGTCCACGCCGCACCATCGGCGTCATGCGGGGCTTCGGCATCCTGCGCGGCGCCCTGGCCTCCACGGTGGCCCACGACTGTCACAACCTGACCCTGGTCTACACCAATCCGGAGGACGCCTTCCTGGCCATGGAGGCGGTTAAATCCATTGGCGGCGGCTTTGCCGTGGCGGCAGAGGGTAAGGTGCTGGCGGTGCTGCCCCTGCCGGTGATGGGGCTGATGTCCGACCGGTGCGCCCGGGAGATAGTTCCCCAGATTGCGGCGGTGGAACAGGCCCTCTCCTCCATCAGCGACGGCAGCTGCTACCTGCTCAAGCATGCCACCATGGCCCTGCCCGTCCTGCCGGGGACGCTGATCACCGATCTGGGGCTGGTGGACGGTCCTTCTCAGACCTTCCTGCCCCTGTTTGACAAGGATTGA
- a CDS encoding FAD binding domain-containing protein, with amino-acid sequence MLSIREYVFAESVEEACALVRKSPANRIIGGGCWLRLERRPYGTLVDISRLGLDQIEEADGFFRIGGCCTLRQLERSALLRSRFGSLFAECTAGIVGVQFRNCATLGGSLYGRFGFSDLATALLALEAEVDLCQAGRLSLEDFLKTFRHGERDVLTAVRIPADARASFASFRLTATDLPVLNAAVGRRLGRWRIAVGARPAVAALAPKAAEQLAAGTPLAAETAARELRFGSNLRGSAQYRAALCQVLVERCIQAQKEEMSCGS; translated from the coding sequence ATGTTATCTATCCGGGAATATGTATTTGCCGAATCCGTGGAGGAGGCCTGCGCCCTGGTGCGAAAAAGCCCCGCCAACCGGATCATCGGCGGCGGGTGCTGGCTGCGGCTGGAGCGCCGCCCCTATGGGACGCTGGTGGATATAAGCCGCCTGGGCCTGGACCAGATTGAGGAGGCGGACGGATTTTTCCGCATCGGCGGCTGCTGCACCCTGCGGCAGCTGGAACGAAGCGCCCTGCTCCGCAGCCGCTTTGGCTCCCTCTTTGCTGAGTGCACCGCCGGCATTGTGGGCGTGCAGTTTCGAAACTGCGCCACCCTTGGCGGCAGTCTCTACGGCCGGTTCGGCTTTTCCGACCTTGCCACGGCGCTGCTGGCGCTGGAAGCGGAGGTGGATCTTTGCCAGGCCGGGCGCCTTTCCCTGGAGGACTTCCTGAAAACCTTCCGGCACGGGGAACGGGATGTGCTCACTGCCGTCCGCATCCCCGCGGACGCCCGGGCCTCCTTTGCGTCCTTTCGCCTCACCGCCACCGACCTCCCTGTTCTCAATGCCGCCGTAGGCCGCCGGCTGGGGCGGTGGCGCATCGCGGTGGGCGCCCGGCCCGCCGTGGCCGCACTGGCTCCCAAGGCAGCGGAGCAGCTTGCAGCAGGAACGCCGCTTGCGGCCGAAACCGCAGCCCGGGAGCTGCGGTTCGGCTCCAACCTGCGGGGAAGCGCCCAGTATCGCGCCGCACTGTGCCAGGTGCTGGTGGAGCGGTGCATCCAGGCGCAGAAGGAGGAGATGTCATGCGGATCTTGA
- a CDS encoding (2Fe-2S)-binding protein: MRILITVNGQPWQGDIAPGASLLDYLRSRGLMGSKEGCDTGSCGACTVWVDGIPVLSCSYPAARAAGASVTTIEGVREEAEEVGRFLSREGAEQCGYCSPGLIMTVLALERENPGADDSEISTYLAGNLCRCSGYAGQLTAIRRYLHRERGNRL, from the coding sequence ATGCGGATCTTGATCACGGTCAACGGACAGCCCTGGCAGGGGGACATCGCCCCCGGGGCCTCTTTGCTGGACTATCTGCGAAGCCGGGGCCTGATGGGCTCCAAGGAGGGCTGCGACACCGGAAGCTGCGGCGCGTGCACGGTCTGGGTGGACGGCATTCCCGTCCTCTCCTGTTCCTATCCCGCGGCCCGGGCGGCCGGCGCCTCTGTCACCACCATCGAAGGCGTGCGGGAAGAAGCTGAGGAGGTGGGCCGGTTTCTCTCCAGGGAGGGCGCCGAGCAGTGCGGCTACTGCAGTCCCGGCCTCATTATGACGGTACTGGCCCTGGAGCGGGAAAACCCCGGCGCCGACGATAGTGAAATCAGCACCTATTTGGCGGGGAACCTCTGCCGCTGTTCCGGTTACGCCGGCCAGCTGACCGCCATCCGCCGGTATCTGCACCGGGAAAGGGGGAATCGGCTGTGA